A DNA window from Centroberyx gerrardi isolate f3 chromosome 3, fCenGer3.hap1.cur.20231027, whole genome shotgun sequence contains the following coding sequences:
- the LOC139924266 gene encoding A-type potassium channel modulatory protein KCNIP2-like, producing MKSRSQDQSLSDSRELDRSYDPLTGNPSSKPNKKTIKQRFLKLLPCCRSGSSPSLNQSNVTDDGELSTVCYRPEGLDHLLQQTNFNKKELQVLYRGFKNECPSGVVNEETFKHIYSQFFPQGDSSMYAHFLFEAFDTHNNGSVCFEDFVMGLSIILRGSITDKLNWAFNLYDLNKDGCITKEEMTDIMCSIYDMMGKYTYPCMKDNAPKEHVDNFFRKMDKNNDGVVTIEEFLETCQKDENIMQSMHMFDNMI from the exons ATGAAATCCAGGAGTCAGGATCAGAGTTTGTCTGACTCCAGGGAACTGGATAGATCTTACGACCCGCTCACAG GTAACCCATCATCCAAACCGAATAAAAAGACCATTAAGCAGAGGTTCCTCAAACTGCTACCCTGCTGTCGCTCTGGCTCCAGCCCTTCCCTCAATCAAAGCAA TGTGACCGATGATGGGGAACTGTCAACAGTGTGCTACAGACCAGAAGGGCTGGATCATCTCTTACAGCAGACCAACTTCAACAAGAAAGAGCTGCAGGTCCTCTACCGGGGATTCAAAAAC GAGTGTCCCAGTGGTGTGGTGAATGAGGAGACTTTTAAACACATCTACTCCCAGTTCTTCCCTCAGGGAG ATTCAAGTATGTAcgctcacttcctgtttgaagCCTTTGACACACACAACAACGGATCGGTCTGCTTCGAG GACTTTGTTATGGGTCTATCCATCATCCTGAGAGGCTCCATCACTGACAAACTCAACTGGGCCTTCAATCTCTACGATCTCAACAAAGACGGCTGCATCACCAAAGAG gAGATGACAGACATCATGTGTTCAATCTACGACATGATGGGGAAGTACACCTACCCCTGCATGAAGGATAACGCTCCCAAGGAGCATGTTGACAACTTCTTCCGg AAAATGGACAAGAACAATGATGGAGTGGTCACCATTGAGGAGTTCTTGGAAACATGTCAAAAG GATGAGAACATCATGCAGTCCATGCACATGTTTGACAATATGATCTAA